Proteins encoded in a region of the Diabrotica virgifera virgifera chromosome 4, PGI_DIABVI_V3a genome:
- the LOC126883306 gene encoding uncharacterized protein LOC126883306, with amino-acid sequence MFRLFPVIVASCFQLTALPVEMWSNILRLLDPLSLLATARSDPRFKRFKIILGDSVIRNNLRNTLDIERRQAEEIIRNHAKSITISREDAKRVFAANASKKIAKKSVNLRHSWEVLKKKPMKIENRKKNQCLSAVKKVFNCRI; translated from the exons ATGTTTCGATTATTTCCAGTGATCGTTGCATCCTGCTTCCAGTTGACAGCGCTTCCTGTGGAAATGTGGTCTAATATTTTAAG ATTGTTAGATCCACTGTCATTATTGGCAACTGCAAGATCAGATCCTAGATTCAAGAGATTCAAGATTATCCTAGGTGACAGCGTTATAAGAAATAATCTTCGGAATACTTTGGATATTGAAAGACGCCAGGCCGAAGAAATTATTCGGAATCATGCAAAATCAATAACTATTTCCAGGGAGGATGCTAAAAGGGTATTTGCAGCTAACGCTTCCAAGAAGATCGCCAAGAAATCTGTCAATCTAAGACATAGTTGGGAGGTTCTCAAGAAAAAGCCCATGAAAATAGAAAATAGGAAGAAAAACCAATGTCTATCGGCTGTTAAGAAGGTTTTTAACTGTAGAATTTAA